A DNA window from Paenarthrobacter aurescens TC1 contains the following coding sequences:
- the atzC gene encoding N-isopropylammelide isopropylaminohydrolase (identified by similarity to GB:AAS20048.1; match to protein family HMM PF01979; match to protein family HMM PF07969), giving the protein MSKDFDLIIRNAYLSEKDSVYDIGIVGDRIIKIEAKIEGTVKDEIDAKGNLVSPGFVDAHTHMDKSFTSTGERLPKFWSRPYTRDAAIDAAIEDGLKYYKNATHEEIKRHVIEHAHMQVLHGTLYTRTHVDVDSVAKTKAVEAVLEAKEELKDLIDIQVVAFAQSGFFVDLESESLIRKSLDMGCDLVGGVDPATRENNVEGSLDLCFKLAKEYDVDIDYHIHDIGTVGVYSINRLAQKTIENGYKGRVTTSHAWCFADAPSEWLDEAIPLYKDSGMKFVTCFSSTPPTMPVIKLLEAGINLGCASDNIRDFWVPFGNGDMVQGALIETQRLELKTNRDLGLIWKMITSEGARVLGIEKNYGIEVGKKADLVVLNSLSPQWAIIDQAKRLCVIKNGRIIVKDEVIVA; this is encoded by the coding sequence ATGAGTAAAGATTTTGATTTAATCATTAGAAACGCCTATCTAAGTGAAAAAGACAGTGTATATGATATTGGGATTGTTGGTGACAGAATAATCAAAATAGAAGCTAAAATTGAAGGAACCGTAAAAGACGAAATTGATGCAAAGGGTAACCTTGTGTCTCCCGGATTTGTCGATGCACATACCCATATGGATAAGTCATTTACGAGCACAGGTGAAAGATTACCGAAGTTTTGGAGCAGACCTTATACAAGGGATGCTGCCATCGATGCTGCCATCGAGGATGGCTTGAAATATTATAAAAATGCTACCCACGAAGAAATAAAAAGACATGTGATAGAACATGCTCACATGCAGGTACTCCATGGGACTTTATACACCCGGACCCATGTAGATGTAGATTCAGTTGCTAAAACAAAAGCAGTGGAAGCAGTTTTAGAAGCCAAGGAAGAGTTAAAGGATCTTATCGATATACAAGTCGTAGCCTTTGCACAGAGTGGATTTTTCGTTGATTTGGAATCTGAATCATTGATTAGAAAATCCTTGGATATGGGCTGTGATTTAGTTGGGGGAGTTGATCCTGCTACGCGGGAAAATAATGTTGAGGGTTCTTTAGACCTATGCTTTAAATTAGCAAAGGAATACGATGTTGATATCGACTATCACATACATGATATTGGAACTGTTGGAGTATATTCGATAAATCGTCTTGCCCAAAAGACAATTGAAAATGGGTATAAGGGTAGAGTAACTACGAGTCATGCCTGGTGTTTTGCAGATGCTCCGTCCGAATGGCTCGATGAGGCAATCCCATTGTACAAGGATTCGGGTATGAAATTTGTTACCTGTTTTAGTAGTACACCGCCTACTATGCCGGTGATAAAGCTGCTTGAAGCTGGCATCAATCTTGGCTGTGCTTCGGACAATATCAGAGATTTTTGGGTTCCCTTTGGCAACGGTGATATGGTACAAGGGGCTCTGATCGAAACTCAGAGATTAGAGTTAAAGACAAACAGAGATTTGGGACTAATTTGGAAAATGATAACGTCAGAGGGTGCTAGAGTTTTAGGAATTGAAAAGAACTATGGGATAGAAGTTGGTAAAAAGGCCGATCTTGTTGTATTAAATTCGTTGTCACCACAATGGGCAATAATCGACCAAGCAAAAAGACTATGCGTAATTAAAAATGGACGTATCATTGTGAAGGATGAGGTTATAGTTGCCTAA
- a CDS encoding IS5 family transposase (identified by match to protein family HMM PF01609), translated as MSLIEPYAPQSGHRGQQPFAVEAMLRIHFMQQWFNLSDPAMEEALHDVPVFRDFAGLSNWADAMPSESSILRFRHLLERHKLADQILATVNGLLSAKGLLLKAGTVVDATLIAAPSSTKNREGERDPEMHQSKKGQQWYFGMKAHIGVDAESGLVHTVQGTSGNVNDVVEANSLLHGEETVVFTDAGYQGADKRPDAKPGVTWHVAMRPGKRRALDTEHNEADALLEKIERIKAGVRAKVEHPFRVIKRQFGHVKVRYRGLKKNTAQLKTLFALSNLWMVRNKVGSLVG; from the coding sequence GTGTCGCTGATCGAGCCCTATGCACCGCAGTCCGGCCACCGCGGCCAGCAGCCCTTCGCGGTAGAGGCGATGCTGCGCATCCACTTCATGCAGCAGTGGTTCAATCTCAGTGATCCGGCGATGGAAGAGGCGCTGCACGACGTGCCGGTGTTCCGTGACTTCGCGGGCCTGTCCAACTGGGCCGATGCCATGCCCAGCGAATCCAGCATCCTGCGCTTTCGCCATCTGCTGGAGCGCCACAAGCTGGCCGATCAGATCCTTGCCACGGTCAATGGGTTGCTCAGCGCCAAGGGGCTGCTGCTCAAGGCCGGCACGGTGGTGGACGCCACGCTGATCGCGGCTCCCAGTTCGACGAAGAACCGTGAGGGAGAGCGAGACCCCGAGATGCACCAGAGCAAGAAAGGACAGCAGTGGTATTTTGGGATGAAGGCGCACATCGGCGTGGATGCCGAGTCCGGTCTGGTGCACACGGTGCAAGGAACGTCGGGCAACGTCAATGACGTCGTCGAGGCCAACAGCCTGCTGCACGGCGAAGAGACGGTGGTGTTTACCGATGCCGGCTACCAAGGAGCGGACAAGCGTCCTGATGCCAAGCCTGGTGTGACGTGGCATGTGGCAATGCGCCCGGGCAAGCGGCGCGCACTGGACACGGAGCACAACGAAGCCGATGCCTTGCTTGAGAAGATCGAGCGGATCAAGGCGGGTGTGCGCGCGAAGGTGGAGCACCCGTTTCGGGTGATCAAGCGCCAGTTCGGACACGTGAAGGTGCGCTACCGGGGATTGAAGAAGAACACGGCGCAGTTGAAGACGCTGTTCGCGCTGTCCAACCTGTGGATGGTGAGGAACAAGGTCGGGAGCTTGGTGGGATGA
- a CDS encoding conserved hypothetical protein, truncation (identified by similarity to SP:P77221; match to protein family HMM PF06545): MSYPSYSTMVTTMARNGTEFGIRISGLGTRWFTAPAEMVKGLIFPGFTEEDANPDIGDSAITETAGIGGFAMAAAPAITQFVGGSVEDAFSCSNRMYEITLDEHKFFNIPQFNFRGSATGIDLRKVIEVGILPQINTGIAHKEPGVGQIGAGLVNPPKACFNKALSAFVQEYVK; the protein is encoded by the coding sequence ATTTCCTATCCGTCTTATAGTACAATGGTTACAACCATGGCACGAAACGGGACAGAATTTGGAATTCGGATAAGTGGTTTAGGAACCAGATGGTTTACAGCTCCCGCTGAAATGGTTAAGGGCCTCATTTTCCCAGGGTTTACCGAAGAAGACGCCAATCCGGACATTGGTGATAGTGCTATCACCGAAACGGCCGGGATAGGAGGATTTGCCATGGCGGCGGCTCCAGCTATTACCCAGTTTGTCGGGGGCTCCGTAGAAGATGCTTTTAGCTGTTCTAACCGTATGTATGAGATAACTTTGGACGAGCATAAATTCTTTAATATTCCTCAGTTTAATTTCCGAGGTAGTGCTACCGGGATTGACCTCAGAAAAGTTATTGAAGTTGGAATTTTACCGCAAATAAATACAGGGATAGCTCATAAAGAACCTGGGGTAGGGCAAATAGGGGCTGGCCTTGTAAATCCCCCTAAAGCCTGCTTTAACAAAGCTCTATCGGCTTTTGTCCAAGAATATGTAAAATAG
- a CDS encoding putative integral membrane protein (identified by match to protein family HMM PF03600): MNNMEFLLLVLPLLIIIFLLVRKQHMLVAAFIGGALAIILGRLDAVVINKLFTEGITKMLGMTVPILYAATASMVTKAGSINSVVNLANHYFKGRIAILAGFMVLIQGVATLMSGLASSNSIVIAPLVFAAFGAVPEVIAGMTIVSAVAFSTTPVSGHAVVAAQMAKIDIFEYFSLMQPIVALFFVIGIGIAVFGVLKRGTMFKGTGSETSENAAAAEDATDSVNQMWIKAVPFIALLIMAVFGSNINKLIHINIFTPAINVIITVILTMVCAKFSPREASDALVDGSRIFLVTLFSVGLFLGFINMIGEIGTFVAIANLVNNVPQVLVVPIAILIGYLLAIPVGALSTAVAALILPTLAAIGLSPLALARISHDRINKNG; this comes from the coding sequence ATGAATAACATGGAATTTTTATTACTGGTATTACCTTTGCTGATTATTATCTTTCTTTTGGTGCGGAAGCAGCATATGTTGGTTGCGGCATTCATAGGCGGAGCCTTAGCAATTATATTGGGACGATTAGATGCAGTAGTAATTAATAAGCTTTTTACAGAAGGCATTACCAAAATGCTCGGTATGACGGTTCCAATTTTGTATGCCGCTACGGCATCAATGGTTACAAAAGCTGGTTCCATCAATTCTGTTGTAAATTTGGCTAATCATTATTTTAAAGGACGTATAGCGATACTGGCAGGTTTTATGGTTCTAATCCAGGGAGTAGCCACTTTAATGTCAGGGTTAGCATCAAGTAATAGTATCGTAATAGCACCTTTAGTCTTTGCTGCGTTCGGTGCGGTGCCTGAAGTTATAGCCGGTATGACGATTGTCTCCGCAGTTGCTTTTTCTACCACTCCAGTATCGGGTCATGCTGTAGTTGCGGCTCAAATGGCTAAGATTGATATATTTGAATATTTTTCTTTAATGCAGCCGATAGTTGCTCTGTTCTTTGTGATAGGCATAGGAATTGCAGTATTTGGAGTATTAAAACGGGGGACTATGTTTAAAGGCACTGGAAGTGAGACCAGTGAAAATGCTGCGGCTGCAGAGGATGCTACTGATTCTGTTAATCAAATGTGGATAAAAGCGGTACCCTTTATTGCGCTTTTGATTATGGCGGTGTTCGGATCTAATATTAACAAACTTATTCACATTAATATTTTTACTCCAGCGATAAATGTTATAATTACAGTAATCCTTACTATGGTCTGTGCTAAGTTTAGTCCCCGAGAAGCATCAGATGCCCTAGTAGACGGCAGTCGTATTTTTCTTGTAACTTTATTTTCTGTCGGTTTGTTCTTGGGCTTTATCAATATGATTGGTGAAATTGGCACTTTTGTAGCTATTGCAAACTTAGTCAATAATGTTCCCCAAGTCTTGGTTGTACCCATTGCCATTTTAATCGGATATCTTCTTGCTATCCCGGTAGGAGCTCTATCTACTGCTGTCGCAGCGTTAATTTTGCCTACACTGGCTGCAATTGGGCTATCTCCCTTAGCGCTAGCCCGGATTTCTCATGACCGCATAAACAAAAACGGCTGA
- a CDS encoding Carbamoyl phosphate synthetase-like protein (identified by similarity to GB:AAS20047.1; match to protein family HMM PF00696; match to protein family HMM TIGR00746) encodes MGKSIVIAFGGNAITKENQKGTFQEQVVNIKEMCSNLVDLIKNGYHLVLTHGNGPQVGNILIKNELSKSIVPAMPLDVCVSNTQGSLGYAIQQELTNVLVKDKAQIPVVTVVTRVKVDIADPAFQNPTKPVGPFYSENEAKNITAEKGYVMIEDSGRGWRRVVPSPLPLEILEKEAIHYLLEGGTVVIAAGGGGIPVYLDDNGNYTGVEAVIDKDLAGQQLARDVGAETFVILTGVSHVAINYGKESQKELDTITVSEGRRYQQEGHFPPGSMGPKMEAALLFVENGGHKSIITSPE; translated from the coding sequence ATGGGAAAAAGTATTGTCATAGCTTTTGGGGGTAATGCCATTACAAAAGAGAACCAGAAGGGTACTTTTCAGGAACAGGTGGTTAATATCAAAGAAATGTGTTCTAACCTTGTTGATTTGATAAAAAATGGGTACCACCTCGTGTTAACTCATGGGAACGGCCCACAGGTAGGTAATATTTTAATTAAAAATGAACTAAGCAAATCAATTGTACCGGCTATGCCTCTAGATGTTTGTGTTTCTAATACCCAAGGTTCCTTAGGTTATGCCATTCAACAGGAGCTGACAAATGTATTAGTAAAAGATAAAGCCCAGATACCGGTAGTTACAGTAGTTACAAGGGTCAAGGTAGATATAGCTGATCCTGCCTTTCAAAATCCCACAAAGCCGGTTGGACCTTTCTACAGTGAAAATGAAGCAAAAAACATTACTGCGGAAAAAGGTTATGTAATGATAGAAGACAGTGGGCGTGGATGGCGGCGGGTAGTTCCCTCACCCCTTCCATTAGAAATTTTGGAGAAAGAGGCGATCCATTATTTGTTGGAAGGAGGAACAGTAGTTATTGCCGCCGGAGGAGGGGGAATTCCCGTTTACCTAGATGACAATGGGAACTATACGGGGGTTGAAGCAGTTATTGACAAAGACTTAGCCGGCCAACAACTAGCCAGGGACGTAGGAGCTGAAACCTTTGTAATACTTACAGGGGTGAGTCATGTCGCAATTAACTATGGAAAGGAGTCACAAAAGGAACTAGATACGATTACAGTCAGCGAAGGGCGTAGGTATCAACAAGAGGGCCACTTTCCGCCAGGCAGCATGGGACCAAAAATGGAAGCAGCTTTATTGTTTGTTGAAAACGGAGGCCATAAGTCGATTATTACCTCTCCGGAATAA